The proteins below are encoded in one region of Diorhabda carinulata isolate Delta chromosome 3, icDioCari1.1, whole genome shotgun sequence:
- the LOC130891668 gene encoding syndetin has product MDELKNKLLGLIHKQPPKIPSMGFNDANYHFSDLPTLSINSKTVQEVDRPADQDILESIEAAYFSINPEFDICRFELEKLPEILDCDQIQRDFKKLKQQHQVVSKKVLQLILEHQTGCNGEFEKIIEILEKVKETLALCKISRKELKIAASQFTDSLGILTNYRKRKMAQNFLNHLKMIKDLHSFEKRCQQMMLEEDFVGIITELKRCQKIASQYRHFSCVAALTYKIQETLENTDSQLDRILAQTCFHFDKDRYIKLQAAYDLLDKSQVSMIDNLHVHYITAIYNSSFNVVQSYISCPDVLESSENSGKNPYTVLCQSIDVDVFIPCLVQLCKLLFKIVLSYHKLMKWHNSDNDTDNTESDSDIAASKQKLNHNLIKIWDDVQRKVSSLLLNGDLTKYKFDQFVQVLRVVHRLIQVGEEFCSSKSEDLQESIKKQSEYYFMNYHAQRLEELKIFLENEMWEICPVKSSFKISQLQEFKPFRYSIKTFGTQVSPTTINYSTNSTECCSSTHSLDGSSIIGNYFIRFAEHGTPFDTGLDNTVIEEDIMASENDGSGYYSEESDDNQDLENDYVEDLNNLRNVNRKEKKEKSQTNTPILTNTTLTVLRQMGKYIQMSRLLKPIAFRIISSMNQLFDYYLYSVHLFFGSDLCVSSTNLYSQELNMTLERISNDLILENMPIDQDTGRIGKVYKPSISPLIDLKNPETLYGLSERIVAVESLIFLAKEYEFLQEYLEYLTPQNHKALLQQFYLQNIASVPDLRNPIYMAVVAQSFDLRQILMNMAKINWEVRDVRSMHNSYVDTLLREIHIFTLRLEEISLKVPVSSEVYKNIWTNVAHIVTHTLVQGFSEAKKCTNGGRALMQLDFTQFLTKFEKISSLKPVPHKEYVENYVKAYYLPDLELETWIKEHKEYSSKHLFGLVSCACQNNKKTRQKLLQVIEDIEKNKFHR; this is encoded by the exons atggacgaactgaaaaataaattattgggaCTGATACATAAACAA CCTCCTAAAATACCTTCGATGGGTTTTAATGATgctaattatcatttttctgaTTTACCAACTCTTTCCATCAACAGTAAAACCGTACAAGAAGTGGACAGACCAGCTGATCAAGACATACTGGAGAGTATAGAGGCTgcttatttttctattaatccAGAATTTGATATTTGCAGATTTGAGCTTGAA aaattgcCTGAAATTTTGGATTGTGACCAAATACAGAGAgacttcaaaaaattaaaacagcaGCATCaagttgtttcaaaaaaagttctTCAGCTAATTCTTGAACATCAAACTGGTTGTAATGGAGAATTTGAAAAGATAATAGAAATTCTAGAGAAGGTTAAAGAAACTTTAGCATTGTGTAAAATCAGTAGAAAAGAGTTGAAAATTGCAGCGAGTCAGTTTACTGATAGCTTAGGGATTTTGACAAATTATAGGAAAAGAAAAATggctcaaaattttttgaaccaCCTAAAAATGATTAAAGACTTG CACAGCTTTGAAAAAAGATGTCAGCAAATGATGTTGGAAGAGGATTTTGTTGGAATAATAACTGAATTGAAACGATGTCAGAAAATTGCTAGTCAATATAGGCATTTCAGTTGTGTAGCCGCCTTGACTTACAAAATACAAGAAACTTTGGAAAACACAGATTCCCAACTAGATAGAATATTAGCTCAG aCTTGTTTTCATTTTGACAAAGATCGTTACATAAAACTTCAAGCTGCTTATGATCTCCTAGATAAATCACAAGTATCTATGATCGACAATTTACATGTTCACTATATAACTGCAATATATAACTCATCATTTAATGTAGTGCAATCATATATTTCATGCCCCGATGTATTGGAATCAAGtgaaaatagtggaaaaaatCCATACACGGTTTTATGTCAA TCCATAGATGTAGACGTTTTTATACCTTGCCTCGTCCAACTCTGTAAGTTATtgttcaaaattgttttgagCTACCACAAACTCATGAAATGGCATAATTCTGATAATGATACTGATAATACTGAATCGGACAGTGATATTGCCGCTagcaaacaaaaattgaatcataacttgataaaaatatggGATGATGTACAAAGAAAAGTATCTAGCTTATTATTAAATGGTGATTTAACAAAGTATAAGTTTGATCAATTTGTACAAGTGCTTAGAGTCGTTCATAG GTTAATCCAAGTAGGAGAAGAATTCTGTTCCAGTAAATCTGAAGACTTACAAGaatctataaaaaaacaaagtgaatattattttatgaattatcaTGCACAACGCTTAGAagaattgaagatatttttggAGAACGAAATGTGGGAAATTTGTCCAGTAAAATCGTCTTTCAAAATAAGCCAGTTACAG GAGTTCAAACCTTTTCGTTATTCAATAAAGACTTTTGGTACACAAGTAAGTCCTACAACTATAAACTATTCCACTAATTCAACGGAATGTTGTTCCTCAACTCATTCACTAGATGGTAGTAGTATAATAGGGAATTATTTCATTCGGTTTGCTGAACATGGAACCCCATTTGATACTGGTCTAGATAATACTGTAATAGAGGAAGATATCATGGCTTCAGAAAACGATGGTTCAGGATATTATTCGGAAGAAAGTGATGACAATCAGGATTTAGAAAATGATTATGTGgaagatttaaataatttaag GAATGtaaatcgaaaagaaaaaaaagaaaagtcaCAAACTAATACTCCAATTCTTACCAATACTACATTAACTGTACTTCGTCAAATGGGAAAATACATTCAGATGTCTCGCCTGCTAAAACCGATTGCTTTTCGTATTATATCATCTATGAATCaactttttgattattatttatattcagtacatttattttttggatcCGACTTG TGCGTTTCCAGTACAAATCTATATTCTCAAGAGCTTAATATGACATTAGAAAGAATCTCGAATGATCTGATATTAGAAAACATGCCAATAGATCAAGATACAGGTCGAATCGGCAAAGTTTATAAGCCTTCCATTTCACCtttaatagatttaaaaaatccaGAAACATTGTATGGTTTGTCTGAAAGAATAGTAGCTGTAGAAAGTCTGATATTTTTAGCAAAAGAATATGAATTCTTACAAGAATATTTAGAGTATTTGACACCACAGAATCATAAAGCATTGTTACAACAGTTTTACCTACAA aatattgcgAGTGTTCCAGATTTAAGAAATCCCATTTATATGGCTGTAGTAGCACAGTCTTTCGATTTAAGACAAATTTTAATGAACATGGCCAAAATAAATTGGGAAGTTAGAGATGTTAGGTCTATGCACAATTCATATGTTGATACATTATTAAGA gAAATACACATTTTTACATTACGTTTAGAAGAAATATCTTTAAAAGTACCAGTTTCATCtgaagtatataaaaatatttggacaAACGTTGCTCATATAGTGACTCATACTTTAGTACAAGG gtTTTCTGAAGCTAAGAAATGTACTAATGGTGGAAGAGCATTGATGCAGTTGGATTTCActcagtttttgacaaaatttgaaaaaatatcttctcTAAAACCAGTGCCTCACAAAGAATATGTTGAAAACTATGTTAAAGCATATTATTTACCAGATCTCGAGTTAGAAACATGGATTAAGGAACATAAG gAATATTCCTCTAAGCATTTATTTGGATTAGTGAGCTGCGCatgtcaaaataataaaaaaacacgaCAAAAATTGTTGCAAGTAATTGAAGACATAGAAAAAAACAAGTTTCATAGGTAA
- the LOC130891669 gene encoding tRNA (adenine(58)-N(1))-methyltransferase non-catalytic subunit TRM6 has product MDQAENIIKVGDHIIVQRQGYTKLHKLKAHGRLILGSFNIEMDNVVGERYYDTFQMKNTPGNKKNYLLDKVESVNSVVNNLNIEKSGTDNRNIPNNADSQSLTKDDIDKLVDEELSSNNIVGQLINNSKTFSLKTGYSQEKYIKKKEKKYFEYVQIRKPTIRILAQMFYRQDTNKTLGIRIDDLSQILTYSNIHPEGNHLLYDSGTSGLMPAAITNALGPKTSGQLIHMHPGNEYQRSAFVAMQFPKEQAERCINVNLYSVLRCYYQAKKVNEKSEDNTFVNDNLDEAEPLNKKRKLETDKVEELQATNIVLETQESSQSMVSKELLVQKKSWQLDNERACRLLEQKVDSLIITAKEHPVNLVKELLQFLHGNRHFVVFSSLKELQHDLYFYLKTRTDIINIKLCNSFMRNYQVLPNRTHPEVNMTTGGYILTGYKLND; this is encoded by the exons ATGGATCAAGCagagaatataataaaagttggtGACCATATTATTGTCCAGAGGCAGGGTTACACAAAGTTACATAAACTAAAAGCACACGGTCGTTTAATATTAGGATCTTTCAATATAGAAATGGATAATGTGGTTGGTGAAAGATATTATGAtacttttcaaatgaaaaatactccgggaaataaaaaaaattatctattggACAAAGTGGAAAGTGTGAATTCTGtagtgaataatttaaatatcgAGAAATCTGGCACAGATAATAGAAATATACCAAATAACGCCGATTCACAAAGTCTCACAAAAGATGATATAGATAAGCTTGTAGATGAAGAATTAAGTTCAAATAATATTGTAGGTCAacttattaataattcaaaaacattttcgttGAAGACAGGTTAttcacaagaaaaatatatcaagaaaaaagagaaaaaatattttgaatatgttcaAATCAGAAAACCTACAATTAGAATATTGGCACAGATGTTTTATAGACAAGACACTAATAAAACTCTAGGAATAAGGATAGATGATTTGTCACAGATTCTAACTTATTCTAATATTCATCCAGAAG gTAATCATCTTCTCTATGATAGTGGAACTTCTGGCCTTATGCCGGCTGCTATAACAAATGCTTTAGGTCCCAAAACAAGTGGACAACTTATACACATGCATCCCGGGAACGAATATCAAAGAAGTGCATTTGTTGCGATGCAATTTCCAAAAGAACAAGCTGAGAGATGCATTAATGTTAACTTATATTCTGTTTTGAGGTGTTATTATCAAGCTAAAAAGGTTAACGAAAAATCAGAAGACAATACTTTTGTAAATGATAATCTTGATGAAGCTGAACCACTGAACAAGAAACGAAAACTGGAGACAGATAAGGTGGAGGAATTACAAGCAACTAATATTGTACTAGAAACACAAGAATCATCTCAATCTATGGTATCAAAAGAACTTCTAGTGCAGAAAAAGTCGTGGCAACTAGATAATGAGCGAGCTTGTAGACTTTTGGAACAAAAAGTAGATTCTTTAATAATTACAGCTAAGGAACATCCTGTTAATTTGGTTAAGGAACTTTTACAGTTTTTACATGGTAATAGACATTTTGTGGTATTTAGTTCTTTAAAAGAATTACAACATGatctgtatttttatttaaaaactcgCACTGACATCATTAATATTAAACTTTGTAATAGTTTTATGAGAAATTATCAAGTTTTACCGAACAGGACACATCCTGAAGTAAATATGACTACTGGAGGTTATATTTTAACTGgatataaattaaatgattaa
- the LOC130891221 gene encoding dnaJ homolog subfamily C member 16 isoform X1: MKWSPHIWICRGCLIVLALWGVSGELGNPYQILGVRNTASQSEIRKAYKQLVKEWHPDKSNDPNAEEKFVEIKQSYEILSDPDRRKRYDIHGITEDDFYKRPEYAPLHTNHPFEDLFAQHGAHFNFQENDITFFHKLSITTRQFDKIIVPKSSTVPHLIFFYSDWCFQCIQTAPYCRKLVDNLEPLGINFVTVHSGREKNLGRRLSIHTLPCLVLLLDGDIYVYKETITSVQRIIEFIRNKMPYKLVTKINSDNIEEFLNGWEDNRVRGLIFEPRSTIRLRYLVTAYHFRHRIAFGFVESRDIKNKYLLPHDMDTVLLFNENVSYPMASVSMKDIPTATLHHVISSKQYLALPRLSSQEILESLCPEDFNKPRKKLCVALVITSSSFYYPYRQSFMYLSQQPNYNNEKVRFVYIYYDKQTEFVNSLVPEDEIIQPLLRIVILWRRDTSHVRYEWVPGKWDTDKNSSDSTSVLEKVITRLLKPSENLPHETIVKDLVDEHARGVVCRMYTKVFQFVERTYDGMTRDQILALFSILGTILFILAIGYFMAYLVRIEEESIQKQKAKTSNNNNSVNVSYQPELRLHEMRSETYNALVRLLKPGCRTIVLVLDMQSRQQLIPPFHKAVWPYRNFNYSRNKTLMFSYMYIERGLKWYKELLQLSLPEDRDLNINPRNCVGTVLSINGHRKYFCVFHAKHMEKRKKKIKNGSLPLPTEIDCESGAFIGFNSDSSDSEGGVLLQGSLLDGFSNWLDRLFEGTTQRFHVNYWPEFPIK, translated from the exons ATGAAATGGAGTCCCCACATTTGGATTTGTCGAGGCTGCTTAATTGTGCTTGCGTTATGGGGTGTTTCTGGAGAATTAGGTAACCCTTATCAAATATTAGGGGTTCGCAACACAGCCTCACAGTCAGAAATTAGGAAAGCCTATAAGCAGCTTGTTAAAGAATG GCATCCTGATAAATCCAATGATCCAAATGCAGaggaaaaatttgttgaaataaaacaatcataTGAAATTTTAAGTGATCCTGATAGAAGAAAACGTTATGATATTCATGGGATAACTGAAGACGATTTTTATAAGCGACCAGAATATGCACCTTTACATACAAATCATCCTTTTGAAGACCTTTTTGCTCAGCATGGGGCCCATTTCAACTTTCAAGAAAAtgatataacattttttcataaattgtcGATAACAACAAG gcaatttgataaaataattgttcCAAAAAGTAGTACTGTACcccatttaatatttttttattccgaTTGGTGTTTTCAATGTATTCAAACAGCCCCATACTGTCGAAAACTGGTGGATAATTTGGAACCACTTGGTATAAATTTTGTTACTGTTCATTCTGGACGCGAGAAAAACTTAGGTAGAAGATTGAGCATTCATACATTACCGtgtttggttttattattaGATGGagatatttatgtttataaagaAACAATTACTAGCGTTCAAAGAATAATTG aatttatAAGGAATAAGATGCCATATAAATTGGTGACTAAAATTAATTCAGATAATatagaagaatttttaaatggatGGGAAGATAACAGAGTAAGAGGACTCATTTTTGAACCCAGAAGTACAATTAGATTACGATATTTGGTCACTGCCTACCATTTTAGACATAGAATAGCTTTTGG GTTTGTAGAATCgagagatataaaaaataaatacttgttGCCGCATGATATGGATACTGtattattattcaatgaaaatgttTCATATCCAATGGCTAGTGTATCTATGAAAGACATTCCGACAGCTACTTTACATCATGTTATTTCTTCTAAGCAGTACCTTGCTTTACCAAGATTGTCATCTCAA GAAATTCTAGAATCATTATGCCCCGAGGATTTCAATAAACCTAGAAAGAAACTTTGTGTTGCTCTAGTTATAACTTCCTCTTCATTTTACTATCCTTACCGACAATCATTTATGTATTTATCACAGCAgccaaattataataatgaaaaagtgaGATTCGTTTACATTTATTATGACAAACAGACAGAGTTTGTTAATTCTTTGGTGCCAG aaGATGAAATTATTCAACCTCTACTACGTATTGTGATTTTATGGAGAAGGGATACCTCTCATGTTAGGTACGAATGGGTACCTGGTAAATGGGACACAGACAAAAACTCAAGTGACTCTACCTCAGTTTTAGAAAAAGTTATTACTAGGTTATTAAAACCTAGCGAAAATTTGCCACATGAAACAATTGTTAAG GATTTGGTGGATGAACATGCAAGAGGGGTAGTTTGTCGGATGTACacaaaagtttttcaatttgtagAAAGAACTTATGATGGAATGACAAGAGATCAAATACTAGCGTTATTTTCTATATTGGGAACAATATTGTTTATACTAGCCATAGGGTATTTTATGGCATATTTAGT tCGTATAGAAGAGGAAAGTATCCAAAAACAAAAGGCCAAAACTAGTAACAACAACAATAGCGTTAATGTTTCATACCAACCAGAGTTACGCTTACACGAAATGCGATCTGAGACATACAATGCTTTAGTAAGGCTTTTAAAACCGGGTTGCCGTACTATTGTACTAGTTCTTGATATGCAATCTCGACAACAGTTGATACCGCCATTTCATAAGGCCGTTTGGCCTTATAGAAA tttCAACTATTCCAGGAACAAAACATTGATGTTTTCTTATATGTACATTGAAAGGGGCCTTAAATGGTACAAGGAGCTACTTCAGCTGTCTTTACCTGAAGATAGAGATCTAAACATCAATCCTAGAAACTGTGTTGGCACAGTTTTATCCATAAATGGacacagaaaatatttttgtgtcttCCATGCAAAGCATATGGAAAAGCGAAAGAAA aaaataaaaaacggaTCATTACCACTTCCCACAGAAATTGATTGTGAAAGTGGAGCCTTTATTGGCTTTAATTCCGATAGTTCAGATTCTGAAGGTGGTGTTTTACTACAAGGTTCTCTTTTAGATGGATTTTCAAATTGGCTAGATAGATTATTCGAGGGTACGACTCAACGTTTTCACGTCAACTATTGGCCTGAATTTCCTatcaaataa
- the LOC130891221 gene encoding dnaJ homolog subfamily C member 16 isoform X2: MKWSPHIWICRGCLIVLALWGVSGELGNPYQILGVRNTASQSEIRKAYKQLVKEWHPDKSNDPNAEEKFVEIKQSYEILSDPDRRKRYDIHGITEDDFYKRPEYAPLHTNHPFEDLFAQHGAHFNFQENDITFFHKLSITTRQFDKIIVPKSSTVPHLIFFYSDWCFQCIQTAPYCRKLVDNLEPLGINFVTVHSGREKNLGRRLSIHTLPCLVLLLDGDIYVYKETITSVQRIIEFIRNKMPYKLVTKINSDNIEEFLNGWEDNRVRGLIFEPRSTIRLRYLVTAYHFRHRIAFGFVESRDIKNKYLLPHDMDTVLLFNENVSYPMASVSMKDIPTATLHHVISSKQYLALPRLSSQEILESLCPEDFNKPRKKLCVALVITSSSFYYPYRQSFMYLSQQPNYNNEKVRFVYIYYDKQTEFVNSLVPEDEIIQPLLRIVILWRRDTSHVRYEWVPGKWDTDKNSSDSTSVLEKVITRLLKPSENLPHETIVKDLVDEHARGVVCRMYTKVFQFVERTYDGMTRDQILALFSILGTILFILAIGYFMAYLVRIEEESIQKQKAKTSNNNNSVNVSYQPELRLHEMRSETYNALVRLLKPGCRTIVLVLDMQSRQQLIPPFHKAVWPYRKNKTLMFSYMYIERGLKWYKELLQLSLPEDRDLNINPRNCVGTVLSINGHRKYFCVFHAKHMEKRKKKIKNGSLPLPTEIDCESGAFIGFNSDSSDSEGGVLLQGSLLDGFSNWLDRLFEGTTQRFHVNYWPEFPIK, encoded by the exons ATGAAATGGAGTCCCCACATTTGGATTTGTCGAGGCTGCTTAATTGTGCTTGCGTTATGGGGTGTTTCTGGAGAATTAGGTAACCCTTATCAAATATTAGGGGTTCGCAACACAGCCTCACAGTCAGAAATTAGGAAAGCCTATAAGCAGCTTGTTAAAGAATG GCATCCTGATAAATCCAATGATCCAAATGCAGaggaaaaatttgttgaaataaaacaatcataTGAAATTTTAAGTGATCCTGATAGAAGAAAACGTTATGATATTCATGGGATAACTGAAGACGATTTTTATAAGCGACCAGAATATGCACCTTTACATACAAATCATCCTTTTGAAGACCTTTTTGCTCAGCATGGGGCCCATTTCAACTTTCAAGAAAAtgatataacattttttcataaattgtcGATAACAACAAG gcaatttgataaaataattgttcCAAAAAGTAGTACTGTACcccatttaatatttttttattccgaTTGGTGTTTTCAATGTATTCAAACAGCCCCATACTGTCGAAAACTGGTGGATAATTTGGAACCACTTGGTATAAATTTTGTTACTGTTCATTCTGGACGCGAGAAAAACTTAGGTAGAAGATTGAGCATTCATACATTACCGtgtttggttttattattaGATGGagatatttatgtttataaagaAACAATTACTAGCGTTCAAAGAATAATTG aatttatAAGGAATAAGATGCCATATAAATTGGTGACTAAAATTAATTCAGATAATatagaagaatttttaaatggatGGGAAGATAACAGAGTAAGAGGACTCATTTTTGAACCCAGAAGTACAATTAGATTACGATATTTGGTCACTGCCTACCATTTTAGACATAGAATAGCTTTTGG GTTTGTAGAATCgagagatataaaaaataaatacttgttGCCGCATGATATGGATACTGtattattattcaatgaaaatgttTCATATCCAATGGCTAGTGTATCTATGAAAGACATTCCGACAGCTACTTTACATCATGTTATTTCTTCTAAGCAGTACCTTGCTTTACCAAGATTGTCATCTCAA GAAATTCTAGAATCATTATGCCCCGAGGATTTCAATAAACCTAGAAAGAAACTTTGTGTTGCTCTAGTTATAACTTCCTCTTCATTTTACTATCCTTACCGACAATCATTTATGTATTTATCACAGCAgccaaattataataatgaaaaagtgaGATTCGTTTACATTTATTATGACAAACAGACAGAGTTTGTTAATTCTTTGGTGCCAG aaGATGAAATTATTCAACCTCTACTACGTATTGTGATTTTATGGAGAAGGGATACCTCTCATGTTAGGTACGAATGGGTACCTGGTAAATGGGACACAGACAAAAACTCAAGTGACTCTACCTCAGTTTTAGAAAAAGTTATTACTAGGTTATTAAAACCTAGCGAAAATTTGCCACATGAAACAATTGTTAAG GATTTGGTGGATGAACATGCAAGAGGGGTAGTTTGTCGGATGTACacaaaagtttttcaatttgtagAAAGAACTTATGATGGAATGACAAGAGATCAAATACTAGCGTTATTTTCTATATTGGGAACAATATTGTTTATACTAGCCATAGGGTATTTTATGGCATATTTAGT tCGTATAGAAGAGGAAAGTATCCAAAAACAAAAGGCCAAAACTAGTAACAACAACAATAGCGTTAATGTTTCATACCAACCAGAGTTACGCTTACACGAAATGCGATCTGAGACATACAATGCTTTAGTAAGGCTTTTAAAACCGGGTTGCCGTACTATTGTACTAGTTCTTGATATGCAATCTCGACAACAGTTGATACCGCCATTTCATAAGGCCGTTTGGCCTTATAGAAA GAACAAAACATTGATGTTTTCTTATATGTACATTGAAAGGGGCCTTAAATGGTACAAGGAGCTACTTCAGCTGTCTTTACCTGAAGATAGAGATCTAAACATCAATCCTAGAAACTGTGTTGGCACAGTTTTATCCATAAATGGacacagaaaatatttttgtgtcttCCATGCAAAGCATATGGAAAAGCGAAAGAAA aaaataaaaaacggaTCATTACCACTTCCCACAGAAATTGATTGTGAAAGTGGAGCCTTTATTGGCTTTAATTCCGATAGTTCAGATTCTGAAGGTGGTGTTTTACTACAAGGTTCTCTTTTAGATGGATTTTCAAATTGGCTAGATAGATTATTCGAGGGTACGACTCAACGTTTTCACGTCAACTATTGGCCTGAATTTCCTatcaaataa